A segment of the Gossypium hirsutum isolate 1008001.06 chromosome D10, Gossypium_hirsutum_v2.1, whole genome shotgun sequence genome:
ttgatccctctaaaaatgagaaaaatttgatgtaaatttttaaaaattataaagatataagttattaaaatggtgaaattgcatttttgtTATTGCAAAAATACATAACTTAATTCCACCATAGTAAATGCCAAGTGTGGGTTCTCTCACAAATTATTCTATGCTTAAATCTCATCATGTGTAGGtttatctaaatatattttaattttcaatccaTTATGTTGAGTTGATTTTAGTTATACTTTATTAGATATATatgatttataataatatattcaaGAATGATGGAATCAAATTGGATCGATTGGTTGGATCAACTAGATCAGAAACTGGTAGTTATATTTGTTTAGAGAAAGGTTGATATGCAAATTATACAAATCAATTAAAATGAGTCAAAAACCAATTGAAAcgggttttaaatatttaaatattttttaattttttaattaattaaatcgaaTTAACCAACCGAATTGAGAATTGGTGGCCTGCCgaccaaaacatatattttaattaaactcatTAGTGTTTTCAGTTAAGTTGTCGTGACGTACCATCTGAAATTTGTTTTTTAGTAGTTGTTTCCAACACATATACAGAGTTGTACAGGTATCATCCTCttgatatatgaaataatttaatttccaaTCCAGATAACATAGAGAAATCATCCTAAAATTGATCTGTATTCATTTTACATCCATATCATAACTATTAGTAGTGGAAGCTAAATCATGTGTTTAGTAGACTTTTCAAGGGCAGGTCTTTTTGGTTTgacttgaattaaaattttatcaataaaatcaaatattttatttaagttcaGAGTATAAACAAGTATTTTGGGAGTGACATAATCAGGTGGTGGCAGGTTGGAGAAGAAGAGCAGAGTATAAAGGGTGAAATAGGCCCAGAAAGAAGCAAAGGAATAATAGGAGGAGCAGAAGATAGTGTAGAAATGGAGGAATGTGGAACCAAAGAAACTGGACATCAAAATTGTTATCATCCATGTCACTATCTTAGCCTTGCTAAGCTTGCATTTCTCAAGTGTTTGGGTCTTGATTCCTTGTCTGAACCTAGGTCAAAATCTAATGAGCAAACAAAACCAAGATAGTTAACGTATTACTATTGACTTCTTAGTTCAATGGATAAATATAGTTTCATTAAAAGAACTTATGGTTCTAAATTTAGTTCCAGCTCAATATATCAACAGCTGGAGCTTGGTCGGCTTTGATGTTAGACATGCAATCCATACCTTCATGCTTAATCATTTGATGCAGTGATG
Coding sequences within it:
- the LOC107914373 gene encoding uncharacterized protein translates to MFDFGDELTIEGYRIPWLIWIQILVLFLLILLLYCFSSPFALDLSDGSSSASASLSSQSHLDKMPALHHTSTLVSARFQVGEEEQSIKGEIGPERSKGIIGGAEDSVEMEECGTKETGHQNCYHPCHYLSLAKLAFLKCLGLDSLSEPRSKSNEQTKPR